One Entelurus aequoreus isolate RoL-2023_Sb linkage group LG09, RoL_Eaeq_v1.1, whole genome shotgun sequence genomic window carries:
- the lrrc18a gene encoding leucine-rich repeat-containing protein 18 — MAKRKGATGTKVTLKDAKKALRMKPDGWRRLTLSNMGITIFPQCLFKLTNMDELDLSRNEIKKLPEGIGKLSSLRWLDMHSNKLESVPESIGKLVGLTYLNLCNNRLTSTGLPSTLASLTKLKSLNLGLNKLNALLPTMVALESLQELALFDNLFTRLPEFVKALGNLTRVNIQRNPLLKVVEDDEEMETEKSDDEDNVFLVHESRLCNLCLKKCKDPRGNHLKVDCVRSKFEEMRSYSGLVTPNSVAAVNQDVWRVRS, encoded by the coding sequence ATGGCCAAAAGGAAAGGAGCCACCGGGACAAAGGTGACCCTTAAGGATGCCAAGAAGGCCTTACGGATGAAGCCCGACGGCTGGCGGAGACTTACGCTTAGCAACATGGGCATAACCATCTTTCCGCAGTGTCTCTTCAAGCTGACTAACATGGACGAGTTGGATCTCAGCCGCAACGAGATTAAAAAACTGCCAGAAGGAATCGGGAAGCTGTCGTCCCTCAGATGGCTGGACATGCACAGCAACAAGCTGGAGTCTGTGCCCGAGTCCATCGGTAAACTGGTGGGTTTGACCTATCTCAACCTCTGTAACAATCGTCTAACCTCGACAGGTTTACCCTCAACGTTGGCTTCCCTTACCAAGTTGAAGAGTCTAAATCTGGGATTGAACAAGCTGAATGCCTTGCTTCCTACTATGGTGGCCCTCGAGAGTCTCCAAGAGTTAGCCCTATTTGATAATCTCTTCACCAGGCTACCAGAGTTTGTCAAAGCGCTAGGCAATCTGACTAGAGTGAATATACAAAGAAATCCCTTGCTTAAAGTTGTGGAGGACGACGAGGAGATGGAAACTGAAAAGTCTGACGACGAGGACAATGTGTTCCTCGTTCATGAGAGCAGACTGTGTAATTTGtgcttaaaaaaatgtaaagacCCCAGGGGAAATCATCTGAAAGTAGACTGTGTGAGGTCAAAGTTTGAAGAGATGAGGTCTTATTCAGGACTGGTAACACCAAACTCTGTGGCCGCAGTCAATCAGGATGTGTGGCGAGTCAGAAGCTAG